aaaaaatatatactttgaaaGGTTTTCCTCAGTGTTGTGTACGTTATTCGGTTAGATTATATTAGCGTACATTGAGAGTAGATCGTTTCTTTAAGTGTCCATAGTAAGTACACCGTGAATGTTAGAtgttgtgataaaaaatatatctcttcTTGTATAaccaccaaaaaaaaaattctttgctATTTTACACGGAGCTCTTTGTACGACATAGCTCCTGACTGTCAGAACTTCGGTAGGTACGAAGCGTTTCAGAACGCTGACGTACACTTAAATTTTTCGACGTTTCATATACAATTGCTTTGAATTccagtttagatttaaaaactgagcacaaatatatatcacaatttttattattatatttaacgtaGGATGTAagtgtagatataaaatatatatatatatataataatcaacgTCGCACTGACGTTCTGAATTTTGAACATCTAAGTCATTAtgcgttttgaaattttacgttttgtatataaattgttttaagtgattaattattgaattgctcaatttacttgtattttatatacaatagaaaaaaaattacaccgATATCAGTTATtacgtttcatttaatataattcataatacaAATGAGTTCACACTCGCGAaaccaacctaacctaacctaactcgGGTTGTTCGCGTAcctatgttataaaatagctataaataatgtctcaatattttaatatctcttaACTGGctctaattaatgtttattgtgtAAATTAAGTCGTTCGATGTCCAGTACAAGATGACcccagttttaaataatatatgcatacaaatatatgaatgttgTGATACACTTGCCATTGTATGAACACACCCGGTAGAATAGGCTATGGCGATTTGTCATCGGTTTATTATTAGAAGTATTAAATCGGTTTCTCCTTGTGCGATACAATTAATGCACCGTTTTTACGTAGCCTGATCGtatgttaatgaaataatatatacatatacatatatatatacagctaACAGTTGTAACTTCAATTCGTTATGCCCGTACCTATCGCAGTAACAACAACACAAGACCTGAATGTCTCTCAAGAACATTTAAGCATATCGATCAGTAAACAGAATCGTGACATTCTTAACATAAGCAAAATCGGTGCGCTATATTTGTTGCATGTATCTCAAATTAGATAATAGTTTCCCTTAATTGATGTTACAAGTAAATTTCAATGTCTTGTAAGTTGTAAGCCCAATCCTAAACAGTTCAATGGACGAAAtcgatttaatgaaaaaaaaatgtttatgtataatatgtatgtatgtcgtaagaaataaatacgcTTGTccttattcataatttaaatttcttttgatGCATATCAATTTATTGCTTTCTGTTGAGCAcaaacagttatttattttgtattataatttctgtatttttttttcgtcttaATGAAAATGCACAAATTATTTGTGgctagtatttttttgtttgttgtttctGTTGTGTTGATTTATTCTCGAGTATAATATACGCACTGGTAGCATTATTCTCCTTTCATTTAACTGTATTAAGGTCGCCGGAGGTGTACACTGTACAGTATTATGTTTAAGATTATCAATCTTGTGAGATGTGGTGACAGTTGACGCTTTGTATATAGGTCACTTATCGGGATTCGTCCGTTGAGACCGTTGTCATCGTacttaagtttattatttaaataaatgtttattttttttttattaaattttttgtttctattttatttttatttttccttcctCGcatttcctatattaaatacattttgcgGTTATTCCACGTTCTCACTCCACCCACACGTATGTCTACCGGACCATCAGATCCGCAGGCGTATTAAGCTATCttcgaatttaaatttttaataacagcaTTTTACccctgtataatatatatatacccatTACCTTGTGATGTACGTTACATTTAAGActgctattttatttgatataaacatatatatatacatgtagcAATCtaatatatgtgtgtttaatgtttattaatgtacACCATTGTGTAGTGTTGTAGATGTAATCTTATAAATGTGTACTTCTTCATATATCACCACGTATAAAATTGTCGACATTCGGTGTTTACCCCGTGTCCTATCCCCTtgacagtaataaaaatgtttcccccaaatggtttttatttaacaactcCTTTCCTACTTCATCTAAAAACGATGTCGctgtttttatagaatttttgaaATCCACTTTTATAATGGTTAATATCACAAGTTTAATATTCCGTCACATATACATAATGGGTAAACAGGTGGGTCTAATGTATttacgttttaatataacctGCAGTCCGGTCTGACACGGTCATAATAAGGTAAGGGGACCAATTATGAAGCAAGCGATAGGTGATGTTGAATTTTGTAGATACCTAGGGGCTAGAACACACGTCACGTTAACAAGTAACTAAGTTAATTGAAACCTTGAGAGGCTCTCTATCGGACACTCGTCTGCTGTCCACATACCAAGGATTAGATCAGATCAAAATCTAACTTCGGTTTAAAGCAGAAAATAGAGATCCATATTGATTCCgtgtcatatatataacaaacaagaatttttaaagtacaaaACCAAATACGATGCAggcaaattgaatttaattgtgCAACACAACCACAGCAATTAGAAGGTCCACAGCGTACGAACTCGATTGGTTAAGGATATTTCACTTCTGAAATTCGAATAAAGCAATCAACTTCAATGAAACTATGCTTTTTTCGGAATAACTTTGcgcaattttattatcttaccCCATATTTTCGATTACTCTGCGGTATACGTGATCTCGGACAGACAAGACGGAGGACTGAAAATGTGTTCTCGCGAAAGTATTAGACGCcgtaataataacttaacaaaatattaatatgatgatgcacttttttacaaataatataaaggtaaAAATTCTTATGTTAGTAAAGAATAACTTATATAAGCAGGGCGGTTTCAGTTAATTCGGTCATTGTGAGAACggagatagaaaaaaaattgtacaatcattatctaataataacCTTGTCCGCCAAGTGGGACCCAATGGACGGGTTTTAGAATTACGACGGGTCTAAATTTGAGACTGAAAATAAGTAGTTACCaggatagaaaaaaaacagtaCTCGCTGGATTCATCTCCTTTTTCTAAGAATCGTCATGTCATTCTTCGAAATTTTTCAATGGACGAACTCGAAAATAAATcgtttgaaaaaaatcttGGTAAAAAGTTCTCTATGTACTTTCAGACAGATCAGTTTTCACATGTTAGGTATTATAGccactatattttaaatcattaaaaatatgaaataatgactgtctgaaaaaaaaaatttaagacgcGCATAGACGAATTCACCTTCCACTATAGCTGGCTTCTCCAAGAAAACGTAGCAGTATTCGttggattaattttattacaagttcTATACGGGCTATCCACAAACTACTGGTCTCCGATATTGAAACCCATCTTATATCCTAAAGCCTTTCTGTTATTGTTGATCTCAACAAATAATCACGTTGTGATTTTCACACAAATATTCGAagcaaactaaaaaaaaactttttatcagTATAAACTCTTCAGTTAAGCAATAGAGGGCGGTGCAAGTATAAAAGCAGGCGGGAGCTACGCTAACTAAAAGCGGAACTGTGTGACAGCATTGCACTTACCCCTTTACTACCAACAAATTGGTTTAGATGGCAGCAGATGTTTGGGAGTTCTGTAATTattgattgaaatatttgCACAGAATGTGTTATATTTCAGTTTGGAACTATatcgttaataaattacttcataaccacccaaaacaaaataaaaaatatatttacctacATTTTGTTCAGTTATTGACGTAAtagagtattttgaaatagtaTTCTGTcccagaaattattttttgggtAGAGAGGTAACGATTGCATCTATTCTCGGCAATAAGCTTTTAGATAAGTAATTCGTACCACAGatactgaatatatattttgtttggacACCAAAACTGGTAAtgtcttgaaaaaaaatttcttttttaattggtagagcctagctgtgctCAAATTagtacagctcgaacatggtcTTGCTCGACCGAGGAGgcaccaccctctcacagaagatcggcatAAAGTAGTCCTTAGTGGCTGCGTTTCTTCCGCTGAGTGAGATTTCCgtttgccctttccctgttcccaccctttcctgccatttccttatatCCACCCCTCCCTCTTCCTCTAATGAATAtaaccaaggttggcaacgcatctaCAACATAAGACCTGTTGTGGATGTCTATGGGCGACGTGACTAATGCCCATCATATAGGCAGTCTGATCGTTTGCCACGtctctcataaaaaaaatcataatgatTCAGTTTATATTAGCTTGAATTTTGTGggctttgaaataaaacgaaatgtaatatattaggATACTATATTCAAAACTGTCCTTAGGCTAGTGAAGGCCGTTGTTTGCGGTGGGTTTGGCTGAGGCCGCGCCGACGTCATCGTCTCCGGTTTTAGCGACGTGTTCCATGTTCCTTAGATTCTGTTCGAACTCTATCGGATCTATGAATTTCTTGGCGAACGGAGGCTTGCCTAGAATAGCCTCAACGTCCTTGTAGTTGAGCGTTTCTTTCTTTATAAGTTCCTCAGCGAGCTGTACATATCGAAATATTACAGGACTaagatatcaaaaaattattatatgcaaTTAAGAAAAAACAGTGCTATGATAACGATAAACATTAACGGACTAATCTTATCAATTTATCAGgaataaaactcaaatatttctgacattttatgaacaaataccaatttaaaaaaataaatatttcccaCAACccttatttgtattttaaattaataaatatttaacagccTCAGATAGGTTTTTGACTCAAAAATAGTGTGAATACAAAGGTCATTGAACTATAACTATGGCTATTTTTTCAAGTGAACTCTTAATAAACAGCAATTAATGCTTAAATAACGGGTACATACTAATTTCAATTTGTTCTCATTCAGTTTCAAGAGCTCCTCGGTCCTGTAGTAGGCTTTAGCGATCAGCTGTCTCGCCTCCATATCTATGAGGTTCTTCAGAGCCTTGCTGAATGGACTCCTCTGGTGCTCTTTGACATCGGGGAAAGAAACCAACCCCACGCTCGGCGACATGCCGAAAACACGGAccttaataaacaataaaattagttttaaaacacaattttatatcGGAGCTGCCAGCGCCAATGACGGACGAAACCTAGCTTCTAGTACTCATGACTATTCTTACAAGTGAAACGAAACCAGAGACTATTTACAAAGGAAATAGTAAGCTTGGACGCACGACATGCGAGCTCAGTGGGTGGGGATCTttgaagaatatataatatttaagaaatacaagaacatttagaagtaTGTTATAacgtatttgtattaaatcccaTACACATTTATGTTGGCTATGAGCCGTTTGATATCTCACCATTCATAGCATCAccaatagttatttaaaaacttatatattatatagtactaaataaattttagaagaGCAGAAACATATAACATGAAGGCGTCCTGACgtatattagatttaatttattacaatttgaaaTGACAGGGAATCATTAACTAATAGACAGGTACAATTTGTCACGTCCGTGAGGTTGGACATAACACTATGAGTCGTTTAGTTTAGAATTGACATATGCccttaataatgatattattttactaaatggCCAGGATTAAAGCTATTTCTGACCTGTGCGTATGCTATTTTGGTGACCTTCTCAAGGTCGTTCTGGGCTCCGCTGGTTACAGAGTTGAATGTTATCGCCTCGGCCGCCCGACCGCCCAACGCCATACACATGCGATCGAACAACtgaaatacatacacatatatatatagaaattaaaaattaacttccTTATAGTCTAGAATCTTATATGAAGGGTGTATCGTATATCGAACCTCTTCCTTGGAGTACAGTTTTTGATCTGATGTCGTGTATTGAGCGAAGCCCAATGCTTTATTGGTACGCGGCACGATCGTGACCTTGAGCAAGGCGTCCGTATGTTCTAGCAGCCAGCCGACCAGAGCGTGTCCCGCCTCATGGTAAGCTATGACACGCTTCTCAGCCGGTGAAATAGCGTGACTTCGTTTTTCCGTACCACCtggaaataaagattttataagaacaataataattgtttcgtTAAATTCGTGGTATTCGATAATCTTAATTTGGctttaatgtaatgtttttttttgcgttTGAATATGAGTAggcttaattaaattatcgcATGTCAAACTCACCGACGACCCTCTCGACAGCGTATTCCAGATCCGAAGCCTTCACTATACTTTGCTTGAATCTAGCAGCGTGTAAGGCCGCCTCGTTACAAACGTTAGCTATATCAGCGCCACTGAATCCAGGCGTTAAATACGCAAGACTGAAAAAAAAAGgcttttattatctatataaataaaaattaaggttGCCAGATGCATAACATGAAAATGGCTCGACAAATTcagcttgttttttttttttttgttaatgtacACAGCGAAATTTGTCCGGGGAGTCTTGAATTGAAGTCTTGAAGTGTCTTGAATAATTACAGCGGGATTTCGACAGCTCGAATCATGGGGAATGCTAAAAATTTCGAGTTAAGGATTTTTCAACTAAACAGGAATTACGACATACGAACGATTTAACTGTTAAAATTTCGACTTAAAAATGCATGTTAAAATGTAGGTATACATTATCAATACCTAACAGGGAAGTAACATTTTGTCTGAGTTACACAGTCTAAATAATTCGAGGTACCGCGTGTTTAGGACTTCGACTTAGTTCGAGTTATATGGAATCCgctgtacataaaaaaaacatatacataaccACTTTGATAGTTTAAGTGACGTAATtcacagacagacatacattTGCTAGTCACATATTTACTATTGGCAAAAAATTATGAGCGGCCAGTTCCGAGTAAGGTAGCTATTGTCACTgagagtgagtgagtgagtgagtgagtgagttgTCACGGCCATTATGCTATGGACGGCCGTCAAACGAAGCGCACAAGTCTAACCGACTGGCTCATAATCCATTTTCATCTTATTATATGAgtgtgattttaaatacagttgTTAGTAAATCGAGTAATGAGGTATTGGACAGTACGAATGTGCTTTTATTTTGAGTTCCGATCTTTACTTTCCCTTGATTGATACGTATAGCCGAGACGTATATGTAATTTTGCACATTACAATCTTTAATTCTACCAATTcccagtatttatttatatataatataaatatataccgtTTAACATAATAAGGTGGCAACTTCTCAAGTACTATATTCTTCAAATGCCTCTCGAAGATTTCTTCTCGTTCTAACAAAGTCGGTAAGTCTATGAGGATGTGTCTGTCGAACCGTCCCGGACGGAGTAGCGcctggaaatataaaatggtttcagttttattaaacaaaaagaacattttgtttttcctaCAAACGATTCGGATTTACCTTAGAACAATCAATCATAGTGATGTActaataatactaaaaacGGTACTcggttcataaaaatataaaaaaataaataaagtctgcaattacttaatataacaaaataatattatatatatgaacagAAGTCAATgaggttttaaaatttgtgtttttgcttcaaatctatatatatatatatatatatatatataacggagGATCAGAAGATAGCTCATTATCAGACATAGTGAACGATGGAACAAGATTTAGTTGGTAACGCAGCGAGTTCATCCACTCCAAAAATGTCGGTGACATTCCCTTTTTTCTCTGTCAGTTGTCCAACGTCAAAACCGACACCGGGGTGACCTCACTCAAGCTAACTGCTTGACGTTGCCAgctaattcgtaataatttgtaaaataaaatggaaataaaatcataattaattctgacgctccgacatatatatatatatttcatttgtttttaagcaCATTTCTTTTTGcctattaaagtaataataaaagataaatataattctttttatttattattttttttttttatctaattttgTGTATTATCTAAGctaattataaagaacttatatatattgtgagcATTTAAAACATTGGTCCACTTAGGCGAAGCATTCAAAGTTCATTGTACCAATTATTCGTATATGtataaacgattttattatattatattctgctGGTCCCTTACAACATAATATCATTCTGACAGCTGACCTTATCTAGTACATCAGCTCTGTTGGTGCTGGCTAATACAACGACCCCCTCCCTGCTTTTCATGCCGTCCATTTCTACCAGCAACTGATTGAGGGTCTGTTCCCCCTCCCCACCGCCGGGACCC
This Danaus plexippus chromosome Z, MEX_DaPlex, whole genome shotgun sequence DNA region includes the following protein-coding sequences:
- the LOC116777429 gene encoding paraplegin isoform X2, with the protein product MPSLLLKAAFWMLTTFTLIMLSSFLVPGDNTQNELIRYVSWNEFVYSMLSKGEVEELIVRPDLEVVTIILHEGAVIKGKRSNHRVFHMNVGDIHRFEEKLRETELSLGVKEGVRVIYDRNGSVAGKIITSLLIAAIIMSFLYSTKSMRMNINLGGFSQLRRAKFTLVDSMSGQGKGVKFEDVAGLKEAKIEVMEFVDYLKRPEHYRSLGAKVPKGALLLGPPGCGKTLLAKAVATEANVPFLSMNGSEFIEMIGGLGAARVRDLFKEASSRAPCIIYIDEMDAVGRARSSGTSSWGPGGGEGEQTLNQLLVEMDGMKSREGVVVLASTNRADVLDKALLRPGRFDRHILIDLPTLLEREEIFERHLKNIVLEKLPPYYVKRLAYLTPGFSGADIANVCNEAALHAARFKQSIVKASDLEYAVERVVGGTEKRSHAISPAEKRVIAYHEAGHALVGWLLEHTDALLKVTIVPRTNKALGFAQYTTSDQKLYSKEELFDRMCMALGGRAAEAITFNSVTSGAQNDLEKVTKIAYAQVRVFGMSPSVGLVSFPDVKEHQRSPFSKALKNLIDMEARQLIAKAYYRTEELLKLNENKLKLLAEELIKKETLNYKDVEAILGKPPFAKKFIDPIEFEQNLRNMEHVAKTGDDDVGAASAKPTANNGLH